A single window of Candidatus Rhabdochlamydia oedothoracis DNA harbors:
- the rpsU gene encoding 30S ribosomal protein S21: MPSVKVRTGEPLDKALRALKKKVDKEGIMKSAKTRLCYDKPSVKSRAKSKAAQKYKKPKRFLGF, from the coding sequence ATGCCCAGCGTTAAAGTCCGCACCGGAGAACCTCTTGATAAAGCTTTGAGGGCTTTAAAAAAGAAAGTCGATAAAGAAGGCATTATGAAGTCCGCTAAAACACGTCTTTGTTATGATAAACCCTCTGTAAAAAGCCGAGCAAAATCAAAAGCTGCACAAAAATATAAAAAACCCAAAAGGTTTTTAGGATTTTAG
- the dnaJ gene encoding molecular chaperone DnaJ: protein MSSSDYYKELGISRDATQEEIKAAYRKNALQYHPDKNQGNPEATEKFKKISQAYEILGDEEKRRHYDQYGTHDPRAAGFGSSSGGAGSFSSMEEALRTFMHAFGGGGGNDSVFDSFFGGGGSEEAGGQQGASKKINVTLSFEEAVKGVEKEASVTNYVCCNTCNGLGAASANGVKKCPACRGCGQIHQTRGFFSMSSVCHQCYGQGKTITDPCKTCHGTGRVKKKQTVPIKIPAGVDTGMRLRMSEYGDVGERGGPAGDLYIFITVKPHNVFQRDGDNVIVEFPISFVEASLGCKKEIPTPTGENVRISIPDGTQSGKILRVKGGGFPNVRGKSKGDLLIKLLIETPIRLTSNQKDLLKKFQELETERNNPLQGNFSEKVKVFFSE, encoded by the coding sequence ATGAGTAGTTCCGATTATTATAAAGAGCTGGGTATATCTCGCGATGCCACCCAGGAAGAAATTAAAGCGGCTTATCGCAAAAATGCTCTTCAGTACCATCCTGATAAAAACCAAGGAAATCCCGAAGCTACAGAAAAGTTCAAAAAAATCTCTCAAGCTTACGAAATCCTAGGAGACGAAGAAAAAAGACGCCATTACGATCAATATGGCACCCATGATCCAAGAGCAGCAGGATTTGGATCTTCTTCAGGTGGTGCTGGTAGTTTTTCTTCTATGGAAGAAGCGCTGCGTACGTTCATGCACGCCTTTGGTGGTGGTGGTGGTAATGATTCTGTTTTTGATTCCTTTTTTGGAGGGGGGGGGTCTGAAGAAGCAGGGGGTCAACAAGGAGCAAGTAAAAAAATAAATGTCACACTCTCTTTTGAAGAAGCTGTAAAAGGGGTAGAAAAGGAAGCTAGCGTTACCAATTATGTATGCTGCAACACATGTAATGGATTAGGAGCTGCTTCAGCTAATGGGGTTAAAAAATGCCCTGCTTGCCGAGGATGTGGTCAAATTCACCAGACTCGCGGCTTTTTTAGCATGTCAAGCGTGTGTCATCAATGTTATGGACAGGGGAAAACAATTACCGATCCATGCAAAACATGCCATGGAACAGGCAGAGTAAAGAAGAAGCAAACAGTTCCTATCAAAATACCAGCTGGTGTTGATACCGGGATGCGTCTTCGCATGTCTGAATACGGTGATGTAGGTGAAAGAGGTGGCCCTGCTGGAGACCTCTACATCTTCATTACGGTCAAACCCCACAATGTTTTCCAAAGAGATGGAGATAATGTAATCGTTGAATTTCCTATCAGTTTTGTAGAAGCCTCATTAGGATGTAAAAAAGAGATCCCTACTCCAACAGGGGAAAATGTTCGTATTTCAATCCCTGATGGAACTCAAAGTGGGAAAATATTAAGAGTTAAAGGAGGAGGTTTTCCCAATGTTCGAGGAAAATCTAAGGGTGACCTGCTTATAAAATTACTGATCGAAACACCCATACGCCTGACTA